Proteins encoded in a region of the Marinococcus sp. PL1-022 genome:
- a CDS encoding AEC family transporter: MSFLPLIMLEVMLPIFILLLLGAVLHRIYDFHLSTLSKLLTGLFLPVVIFTNISAMEVESFVLLDVGTFLIIQFLLLALLAGVCAKLFGMDAKLTAIFKNSVVLMNSGNFGLPVSQLVFASNPLGVSIQIIVLMFQNFLTFTYGIFTSATTQKSGIKENMAPLFKTPTIYALALGLVFYIFNLSLPKAAEQVLNQIAAGFTALALLVLGAQIAYPKLKYLSPVFFFTISLRLVGAPLIALGIIWLLQLEGTTAQALFIASSFPMSRNSALFALEYDNYPEYAAQSVLISTMLGGVTVSIVILLSQVWFG, translated from the coding sequence TTGTCCTTTTTACCATTAATTATGCTCGAAGTAATGCTTCCAATCTTTATTTTACTGCTGCTCGGAGCAGTACTTCATCGAATATACGATTTTCATCTCAGTACGCTTTCAAAGCTGTTAACGGGCCTGTTTCTCCCTGTCGTTATTTTTACAAACATTTCTGCCATGGAGGTGGAGTCGTTTGTTTTGCTTGACGTTGGTACCTTTCTGATTATCCAGTTTTTGCTGCTGGCCCTGCTTGCCGGCGTATGTGCAAAACTGTTCGGGATGGATGCGAAGCTTACGGCGATATTTAAAAACAGTGTAGTACTTATGAATTCAGGGAACTTCGGGCTTCCGGTCAGCCAGCTGGTGTTCGCCTCCAATCCGCTCGGGGTGTCGATCCAAATTATTGTACTGATGTTTCAAAACTTTTTAACATTTACATATGGAATTTTCACTTCTGCAACGACACAGAAATCAGGAATAAAAGAAAATATGGCTCCTTTGTTTAAAACGCCTACGATTTACGCTTTAGCTCTTGGTCTTGTGTTTTACATATTTAATCTATCACTGCCAAAAGCGGCAGAGCAGGTGTTAAATCAGATCGCTGCGGGGTTTACGGCACTGGCACTTCTTGTCCTTGGAGCCCAGATTGCTTACCCGAAGCTGAAATATTTATCTCCTGTCTTCTTTTTTACCATCAGTCTTCGATTAGTGGGAGCTCCACTTATCGCTTTGGGAATTATTTGGCTGCTTCAGCTTGAAGGAACGACTGCCCAGGCGTTATTTATTGCAAGTTCGTTTCCTATGTCCAGAAACAGTGCCCTGTTCGCGCTTGAATATGATAATTATCCGGAATATGCCGCTCAAAGCGTGCTAATTTCTACAATGCTTGGAGGGGTGACGGTTTCCATTGTTATCCTTTTATCGCAGGTATGGTTTGGATGA
- a CDS encoding aldo/keto reductase, translated as MSNSDITADQAGTFRIGGDIEVNRLGYGAMQLTGEGVWKEPSNPDEAVRVLRRASELGVNFIDTADAYGPFTANRLIKEALHPYNDDMTVATKVGLTRAGPNDWRPVGRPEYLRQQVELNLMDLGLERIDLMQLHRVDPEVPIADQVGELKKMQEEGKIRHIGLSEVNTEQFKEAQKTASIASVQNRYNLANRESEEMLDYCTDNNIAFIPWFPLATGELAQEGGPLAELSKEHNAKPAQLALAWLLKRSDVILPIPGTSTVSHLEDNIAAAGIKLSDEEFNTLTNAVKNSNS; from the coding sequence ATGAGCAATTCAGACATTACCGCAGATCAGGCCGGCACGTTCCGGATCGGCGGCGATATAGAAGTAAATCGTTTAGGGTACGGAGCGATGCAGTTGACCGGGGAAGGAGTATGGAAAGAACCATCCAATCCCGATGAAGCCGTCCGTGTGCTCCGCCGGGCATCAGAGCTCGGGGTAAACTTTATCGATACTGCAGACGCCTACGGCCCGTTCACGGCCAACCGTCTTATCAAAGAAGCCCTTCATCCTTATAATGATGATATGACAGTTGCTACAAAGGTAGGACTCACCCGTGCAGGCCCAAATGACTGGCGCCCAGTGGGACGTCCGGAATATCTCCGCCAGCAGGTGGAGCTGAACCTGATGGACTTAGGCCTTGAACGGATCGACCTCATGCAGCTGCACCGGGTAGATCCTGAAGTGCCGATTGCAGATCAGGTCGGCGAGCTGAAAAAAATGCAGGAGGAAGGAAAAATCCGTCATATTGGACTGAGTGAAGTGAATACAGAGCAGTTCAAAGAAGCTCAAAAGACCGCTTCCATTGCTTCTGTGCAAAACCGCTACAACCTGGCTAATCGCGAATCTGAAGAAATGCTCGACTATTGTACCGATAACAATATTGCATTTATTCCGTGGTTCCCTCTGGCTACCGGTGAACTGGCCCAGGAAGGCGGACCGCTGGCCGAGCTGTCAAAAGAGCATAATGCAAAACCTGCTCAGCTCGCGCTTGCATGGCTGTTGAAGCGCTCTGACGTCATTCTGCCAATTCCAGGCACGTCCACGGTAAGCCACCTCGAGGATAATATCGCTGCAGCCGGCATTAAACTGAGCGATGAGGAATTTAATACACTTACCAACGCCGTGAAAAACAGCAACAGTTAA
- a CDS encoding solute:sodium symporter family transporter → MCDGHKTKGGLVILSLITFVIIVGAIWLFAYTRSRSVKTDSAEGYFLAGRSLTGITIAGTIIMTNLSTEQIVGQNGQSYASGMEVMAWEVTSAIAIVLLALVFLPKYLKYGVDTVTDFIETRYDKTTKRIASFLFIFTYMTSFLPVVLYSGSLVFNQIFAVDQLLGVEPLTAVAFIAGLTGLIGLLYLLMGGLRLSAFSDTVYGIALLLGGLTIPVLGLMALGDGNFFRGMETIQANTPEKLNSIGAIDSSYVPWPTLFLGMFFNNLFFWCTNQMIVQKALAGRNLKESQKGALYVGFFKIFGALFLVFPGIIAFNLFGGELRTADNAYPRLVTEVLPPSVEGIFAAVIFGAILSSFVGALNATATLFTLDFYKPLIKKDASDRQVARAGKLITVIVALIAILIAPLISFAPSGLYNVVQSFNGLYSMPLLVIIILGFYFKYGTAFAAKVTFVTHVVLYGIFWLFMDYHYLYAFSVLFFVDIFVLWLVSRMKPIDKPFEFQENINKVDMTPWKHRKWVSAVIIITVVATYLLFSPIGLAG, encoded by the coding sequence ATGTGTGACGGACATAAGACCAAAGGGGGGCTCGTTATTTTATCTCTTATTACATTTGTTATTATCGTCGGGGCTATTTGGCTTTTTGCTTATACCCGCAGCCGCTCAGTTAAAACAGACAGTGCAGAAGGCTACTTTCTGGCCGGCCGAAGTTTAACCGGTATTACGATTGCCGGTACGATTATTATGACGAACTTATCGACCGAGCAGATTGTCGGCCAGAACGGCCAAAGCTACGCTTCGGGTATGGAAGTAATGGCATGGGAAGTAACCTCAGCCATAGCGATTGTACTGCTGGCACTTGTGTTTCTTCCGAAATACTTAAAATATGGTGTGGACACTGTTACTGATTTTATCGAAACCAGGTACGACAAAACGACAAAAAGAATTGCCTCTTTTCTGTTTATTTTCACTTATATGACTTCCTTCTTACCCGTCGTGTTGTACTCCGGTTCACTCGTATTTAATCAAATTTTTGCTGTAGATCAATTACTCGGCGTTGAGCCTTTGACAGCCGTCGCCTTTATCGCTGGATTGACTGGGCTTATCGGTCTTCTTTATCTTTTGATGGGTGGCTTAAGGTTAAGCGCTTTCAGTGATACTGTTTACGGCATTGCTCTTTTGCTCGGCGGACTTACTATTCCGGTCCTTGGACTGATGGCCTTAGGTGATGGGAACTTCTTCCGTGGTATGGAAACGATTCAGGCGAATACTCCTGAAAAATTAAACTCCATTGGCGCCATTGATTCTTCTTATGTACCGTGGCCGACCCTCTTTTTAGGGATGTTTTTTAATAACTTGTTTTTCTGGTGCACAAACCAGATGATCGTACAAAAAGCACTGGCGGGAAGAAACCTGAAGGAAAGCCAGAAGGGTGCTTTGTATGTAGGCTTCTTTAAAATATTCGGCGCTTTGTTTCTCGTATTTCCAGGGATTATTGCGTTTAATCTGTTTGGCGGGGAGCTTAGAACGGCAGATAACGCGTATCCGCGTTTAGTTACAGAAGTACTGCCGCCGTCGGTGGAAGGAATTTTTGCAGCAGTCATTTTCGGGGCTATTTTAAGTTCATTTGTCGGCGCATTGAATGCAACCGCTACGCTGTTTACGCTGGACTTTTATAAGCCGTTAATTAAAAAAGACGCAAGCGACAGACAGGTGGCTCGGGCTGGGAAATTAATTACAGTCATTGTAGCTTTAATTGCTATATTAATTGCTCCGCTCATTTCTTTTGCTCCGTCGGGGCTTTACAACGTCGTACAATCGTTTAATGGATTATACAGCATGCCGCTGCTTGTCATTATTATACTCGGATTTTATTTCAAGTATGGTACTGCCTTTGCTGCAAAGGTGACATTTGTCACTCACGTGGTACTCTACGGTATTTTCTGGCTGTTTATGGATTATCATTATCTGTATGCATTCAGCGTGTTGTTCTTTGTCGACATTTTCGTCCTATGGCTGGTGAGTCGGATGAAACCGATTGATAAGCCGTTTGAGTTCCAGGAAAATATCAACAAAGTGGATATGACTCCGTGGAAGCACAGAAAATGGGTGAGCGCAGTCATCATTATCACTGTCGTAGCTACGTATTTGCTGTTCTCTCCTATCGGTCTTGCCGGGTAA
- the alr gene encoding alanine racemase, producing MNSSWIEINVKAVRNNIHQIKSRMPDKFFAGIVKSNAYGHGLVPMAKYIENEVDYLAVGVEEEGIELRNNGVKAPILILGPYFDAERTIDYNLTPTVDTVEKMKKLNKAAGKKNAGQYPFHLKINISLNRFGLDEKDLGSFMEAYQALKSVEMEGVYSHFAANRHAEKITVQSDRLKQCVEIITKIYGVHPAYVHMANSAIAVKYPDLGFNMIRIGNAMFGQAASRNGLHFEETFELKTPLLEKREIKTGSTAGYGDTKPLNEPITIGLIPLGEAHGFNFARENQSDTLKKLAFNILRNVRSYVRPPAKIFWGEEPVSIVGKPSSQFSLVDVTGKSVTEGDALTARVSIMNVQESIERKYIE from the coding sequence ATGAATTCTTCATGGATTGAAATTAACGTAAAGGCTGTACGCAACAATATTCATCAGATTAAAAGCCGGATGCCGGATAAATTTTTTGCAGGGATCGTTAAAAGTAATGCCTATGGCCATGGCCTGGTTCCGATGGCCAAGTACATTGAAAACGAAGTTGATTATTTAGCTGTAGGGGTGGAGGAAGAAGGTATTGAACTGCGAAACAACGGTGTGAAAGCCCCTATATTGATCTTAGGTCCTTATTTTGACGCGGAACGTACCATTGATTACAACTTAACGCCTACCGTTGATACGGTTGAAAAAATGAAAAAATTAAATAAGGCAGCAGGGAAGAAAAACGCTGGGCAGTATCCCTTTCATTTAAAAATTAATATTTCTTTAAATCGTTTCGGTCTGGACGAAAAAGATTTAGGTTCATTTATGGAAGCGTATCAAGCATTAAAATCAGTGGAAATGGAAGGCGTTTATTCTCATTTTGCCGCCAACAGGCACGCGGAAAAAATTACTGTTCAGAGTGACCGTTTAAAGCAGTGCGTAGAAATTATAACGAAAATTTATGGTGTTCATCCTGCGTACGTGCATATGGCCAACAGCGCGATAGCCGTTAAATATCCGGACCTTGGCTTTAATATGATTCGTATCGGCAATGCCATGTTCGGCCAGGCAGCGAGCAGAAACGGCCTGCATTTTGAGGAAACGTTTGAGCTGAAAACACCTCTTCTTGAAAAGCGGGAAATAAAAACAGGGAGCACGGCGGGGTACGGAGATACCAAGCCGCTCAATGAGCCGATAACTATCGGACTCATTCCGCTCGGAGAAGCCCACGGCTTTAACTTTGCCCGGGAGAACCAATCCGATACGCTAAAAAAGCTGGCCTTCAACATTCTCCGGAATGTGCGCTCCTATGTGCGGCCGCCGGCGAAAATATTCTGGGGGGAAGAGCCGGTTTCGATCGTCGGGAAGCCCAGCTCGCAGTTTTCTCTAGTAGACGTGACTGGAAAATCGGTCACTGAAGGAGACGCTTTAACAGCAAGAGTTTCAATCATGAATGTGCAGGAATCCATTGAACGAAAGTATATAGAATAA
- a CDS encoding YqcI/YcgG family protein: MLQTTSPYLLTKEDMETSDRLPSWLQEEYQTFKRVVTNPEFPCFFGMKAQRKGELRYSYITHDQWDHLGGVLESFLHLMKEPPFTRHGLFLFVEPETRAQSVDYYRSYFWDVLQHLHEQDRYSWPGDKPKDPDHFLWDYHFAGEPVFVFGNAPAYKQRKTRDLGNSLILGFQPRAIFEGLEGTEKGGIMSREKVRARVEKWDNLPTHPDISHFGDPTHNEWKQFFIGDDIKPIEGKCPFHHKDV, translated from the coding sequence ATGCTACAAACGACTAGCCCTTATCTGCTGACAAAAGAAGACATGGAAACGTCCGACCGGCTCCCCTCCTGGCTGCAGGAGGAATACCAGACCTTTAAGCGTGTTGTAACCAACCCGGAATTCCCCTGCTTTTTCGGCATGAAAGCGCAACGCAAGGGTGAGCTCCGCTACTCTTATATCACTCATGACCAGTGGGACCACCTTGGCGGCGTACTCGAAAGCTTTCTGCATTTAATGAAAGAACCTCCCTTTACCCGGCATGGCCTGTTCCTTTTCGTGGAGCCGGAAACACGCGCGCAGTCCGTCGATTATTATCGTTCCTATTTCTGGGACGTTTTGCAGCATCTGCATGAACAGGACCGGTACAGCTGGCCGGGAGATAAGCCAAAGGATCCCGATCATTTTTTGTGGGATTACCATTTTGCCGGCGAGCCTGTTTTCGTGTTTGGCAACGCCCCGGCCTATAAGCAGCGAAAAACAAGAGATCTCGGGAACAGCTTGATTCTCGGCTTTCAGCCCCGGGCTATTTTTGAGGGGCTCGAGGGGACAGAAAAAGGCGGCATCATGTCGAGGGAAAAAGTGCGGGCACGGGTAGAAAAGTGGGACAATCTCCCCACCCACCCGGATATCAGCCATTTTGGCGACCCGACGCACAATGAGTGGAAGCAGTTTTTCATTGGGGACGATATTAAGCCGATTGAAGGCAAATGTCCCTTCCATCATAAAGATGTATAA
- a CDS encoding TVP38/TMEM64 family protein, with translation MRSRINIIKGFLFIAILIGLYYLFNIRLSIHPTEIQDFITSFGWTSPFVFLLAYTLGPFIYFPSSLLSITASITYGLWPGVLYIWTGALGGATSGYFIGRFMGKTIFSKHRIPWNPRMKHLMENRGFFVVLVLRLIPLMGFSMLSYLSGFSKIKYSHFISATMIGIIPGMLMYGTFGQSIISGSRLLLWIAIILLFILSAAGFFLRKKIKKWLGLQP, from the coding sequence GTGCGCTCACGTATAAATATTATCAAAGGATTCTTATTTATTGCCATATTAATCGGACTGTATTACCTTTTCAACATCAGACTGAGCATTCATCCGACAGAAATTCAGGACTTCATCACTTCGTTTGGGTGGACTTCACCGTTCGTTTTTCTGCTTGCCTACACGCTGGGTCCTTTTATATACTTTCCCTCCTCTCTGCTTTCCATCACTGCCAGTATCACTTATGGTTTATGGCCCGGTGTGCTTTATATATGGACAGGAGCCCTGGGCGGAGCCACTAGTGGATATTTTATCGGACGTTTTATGGGGAAAACCATATTCAGCAAGCACCGTATTCCGTGGAATCCCAGAATGAAACATTTGATGGAAAACCGTGGTTTTTTTGTGGTGTTAGTGCTCCGTCTCATCCCACTGATGGGGTTTAGCATGCTGAGCTATTTGTCTGGTTTCTCGAAAATCAAATATTCGCATTTCATTTCTGCCACCATGATCGGTATCATTCCCGGCATGCTGATGTACGGCACGTTTGGGCAAAGCATCATCTCCGGGAGCCGCCTTCTGCTTTGGATAGCGATTATTTTACTTTTTATTTTGAGCGCTGCCGGCTTTTTTCTTCGAAAGAAAATTAAAAAATGGCTTGGACTGCAGCCATAA
- a CDS encoding HD domain-containing protein encodes MVNSVAGVKIPDSKIAKEAADLLREYGSELLWNHSNRAYLFGEIQGREAGLKYDSELLYVSALFHDLGLTSQYSSPDKRFEVDGANAARSFLQQHSMEDESVRLVWDAIALHTTIGVAEYKESEVSLLYSGVGLDVMGDGYHQFPEKLREEVVSAYPRNNFKEKILPAFYEGFKHKPETTFGNIKADVCERFMPDYKSPDFCECVLHSPWKE; translated from the coding sequence ATGGTAAATAGTGTAGCAGGAGTAAAAATTCCTGATAGTAAAATAGCAAAAGAAGCAGCTGATCTGCTGCGGGAATACGGATCCGAACTGCTTTGGAATCACTCGAACCGCGCCTATCTTTTCGGGGAAATTCAGGGAAGGGAAGCCGGATTGAAGTATGATTCGGAGCTGTTATATGTGAGTGCATTGTTTCACGATCTCGGGTTGACGTCTCAGTACAGCAGTCCTGATAAACGGTTTGAGGTAGACGGGGCCAATGCAGCCCGCAGCTTCCTGCAGCAGCATAGCATGGAGGATGAGTCTGTTCGTCTTGTATGGGACGCTATCGCCCTGCATACGACAATTGGAGTTGCAGAATACAAAGAGTCTGAGGTTTCCCTTCTTTATTCAGGTGTAGGGCTTGACGTCATGGGAGATGGATACCACCAGTTTCCTGAAAAATTACGGGAGGAGGTAGTGAGCGCGTATCCGCGGAATAACTTTAAAGAAAAAATCCTTCCTGCTTTTTATGAAGGATTCAAGCATAAGCCGGAAACGACATTTGGAAATATTAAAGCGGATGTCTGCGAGCGGTTTATGCCGGATTATAAGAGTCCGGACTTTTGTGAATGCGTGCTGCATTCCCCGTGGAAAGAATAA
- a CDS encoding protein adenylyltransferase SelO, which translates to MADENTVKQAGWQLEHSYAALPQTFFSKITPAPIQNPELIILNEQLADSLGLDSGALQEEEGVQILAGSRTPDSGLPLAQAYAGHQFGHFTMLGDGRALLHGEQITPDGRRIDIQLKGSGRTTYSRGGDGRAALGPMLREYIISEAMHALGIPTTRSLAVVKTGEPVFRESILTGAVLTRTASSHLRVGTFEYALNRGSMNDLRALADYTISRHYPEVRETENPYLMLLREVVTRQASLIAKWQLAGFIHGVMNSDNMALSGETIDYGPCAFMNSYDPKTVFSSIDARGRYAYGRQPIMAEWNLSRFAEALVPLIDENQEKAVELAQAEISSFPEKFNMYWLQGMRAKLGLFTEEAEDEALITDLLNLMQELEADYTNTFRALTFNKLDKTGLFTDNRFASWQERWQERLRKQNESQEDSRQLMRDNNPAVIPRNHHVEEALEAAEKNGDYSVMNKLLDVLADPYAHTREQEDYTAPPAPTLVPYRTYCGT; encoded by the coding sequence ATGGCTGACGAAAATACTGTAAAACAAGCGGGCTGGCAGCTTGAACACAGCTACGCCGCCCTTCCGCAGACCTTTTTTTCCAAAATCACTCCCGCTCCGATCCAGAATCCGGAGCTGATCATATTAAATGAACAGCTTGCTGACTCCCTCGGTCTCGACAGCGGGGCGCTACAAGAGGAGGAAGGCGTGCAGATACTCGCAGGCAGCCGGACACCGGATAGCGGCCTGCCGCTTGCCCAGGCTTATGCCGGTCATCAGTTTGGCCATTTTACGATGCTTGGGGACGGGCGCGCCCTGCTTCACGGGGAACAAATAACCCCGGATGGCCGCAGGATTGATATTCAGCTGAAGGGCTCCGGCCGAACGACTTATTCACGCGGCGGGGACGGACGGGCTGCTCTTGGACCTATGCTTCGCGAGTATATTATCAGTGAAGCGATGCATGCCCTTGGCATACCAACTACCCGGAGTCTTGCCGTAGTCAAAACCGGTGAACCTGTTTTTCGCGAAAGTATACTGACCGGTGCAGTGTTAACACGTACGGCCTCAAGCCATCTGCGTGTCGGGACGTTTGAATATGCCCTGAACCGCGGATCGATGAATGACCTGCGGGCGCTTGCCGACTACACGATCAGCCGGCACTATCCGGAAGTCCGGGAGACGGAAAATCCGTATCTGATGCTGCTCCGGGAAGTTGTTACACGTCAGGCTTCCTTAATAGCCAAATGGCAGCTTGCCGGCTTTATCCACGGAGTAATGAACAGCGATAATATGGCTCTCAGCGGGGAAACCATCGATTACGGCCCATGTGCTTTTATGAACAGCTATGATCCGAAAACCGTCTTTAGTTCAATTGATGCACGCGGCCGCTACGCTTACGGAAGACAGCCTATCATGGCAGAATGGAATCTGTCCCGATTTGCCGAAGCCCTCGTCCCTCTGATTGACGAAAATCAGGAAAAAGCCGTCGAGCTCGCACAGGCAGAAATCTCCAGTTTCCCGGAAAAGTTTAATATGTACTGGCTCCAGGGCATGCGTGCAAAACTCGGTCTTTTCACGGAAGAAGCAGAAGACGAAGCACTTATTACCGACCTGCTCAACCTTATGCAGGAACTAGAAGCAGATTACACGAATACCTTCCGGGCCCTCACCTTTAATAAGCTGGACAAAACCGGACTGTTTACAGACAATCGGTTTGCTTCCTGGCAGGAACGCTGGCAGGAACGCCTTAGAAAACAAAATGAATCCCAAGAAGATTCCCGCCAGCTGATGCGTGACAATAACCCGGCGGTCATTCCACGGAACCATCATGTGGAAGAAGCACTTGAAGCTGCCGAGAAAAATGGAGATTACAGCGTCATGAATAAGCTTTTGGATGTACTTGCAGATCCTTATGCCCATACAAGGGAACAGGAAGATTATACAGCACCGCCCGCGCCTACGCTTGTGCCCTACCGCACTTACTGCGGCACGTAA
- a CDS encoding L-lactate permease, translating into MLMLVALSAVIFPFIFLVLLRMPAIKGMTLSSVIVILLAVTVWGMGGQIIFSSILQGAHKTLTILLILFGALVLLNTLRRNGAVDRINQGFQSISQDMRVQLIIVAFLFGSLLEGAAGFGTPAMITAPLMLALGFKPLAAVATALIADSSAVAFGAVGTPVIVGLSTLDAADLAFFQEVGITVTLIDLFGGTFIPFILIAVLTLFFGNGKGLKDAWPMLPWTLMIGAVYTTSALLYAFLFGPEFVAILGALTGLAAAAFTAKKGILLPKEIWTEALQDDFEVDKEKSDMSLLTAWSPYLIVVALLLLTRIVPWLREFTTSFLDLSWTNILGVEGVTSNWELLYSPGTILTVTALLAVLIQRRSFKNFTASSKEALSTIKITGITLFATLAMVHVFSNSGINTSDITSMPEYIAAGMAAAFGPMWILVAPFLGELGSFITGSATVSTLTFSPVQYSIANATGVDATVVLGAQLVGAGAGNMICIHNVVAACAVVGMEGKEGSVIRKTLGPAILYGVLAGLGGLIIMNIF; encoded by the coding sequence ATGCTGATGCTCGTTGCGCTAAGTGCTGTCATTTTCCCATTTATTTTTCTTGTTCTGCTTCGCATGCCTGCCATTAAAGGAATGACCCTCAGTTCTGTTATTGTGATTCTGCTTGCCGTGACAGTATGGGGTATGGGGGGCCAGATTATTTTTTCTTCCATTCTCCAGGGCGCCCATAAAACACTAACGATTCTGCTTATTTTATTTGGAGCTCTCGTCCTGCTGAATACCCTTCGGAGAAATGGAGCTGTGGACCGTATTAACCAGGGTTTTCAGAGTATTTCACAGGATATGCGGGTGCAGTTGATTATTGTAGCTTTTCTTTTTGGTTCCCTGCTTGAAGGGGCGGCAGGCTTCGGCACTCCGGCAATGATTACCGCTCCGCTGATGCTCGCCTTAGGATTCAAGCCGCTGGCTGCAGTAGCTACAGCACTGATTGCGGATAGTTCAGCTGTTGCTTTTGGGGCCGTAGGCACGCCTGTGATTGTCGGACTCAGTACACTCGATGCAGCGGACCTAGCCTTTTTTCAGGAGGTTGGCATTACAGTTACATTAATTGATTTATTCGGCGGCACTTTTATCCCTTTTATTTTAATTGCGGTACTCACGCTGTTTTTCGGAAACGGCAAAGGATTGAAAGACGCATGGCCCATGCTTCCCTGGACATTAATGATCGGAGCTGTGTATACGACCTCAGCACTGCTGTATGCGTTCTTATTCGGGCCGGAATTTGTCGCTATTTTAGGAGCACTCACCGGACTCGCTGCGGCAGCATTCACCGCGAAAAAAGGCATTCTGCTTCCGAAGGAGATCTGGACAGAAGCCCTGCAGGACGATTTCGAGGTTGATAAAGAAAAATCCGATATGAGTCTTCTTACCGCGTGGTCTCCGTACTTGATTGTAGTCGCTCTTCTGCTTTTAACCAGAATTGTTCCCTGGCTGCGGGAGTTTACGACTTCGTTTCTTGACCTTTCCTGGACTAATATTTTAGGGGTGGAAGGTGTGACCTCCAATTGGGAGCTGCTGTATTCCCCCGGAACTATTCTCACTGTTACTGCCCTGCTGGCCGTACTGATTCAACGGCGTTCGTTTAAAAATTTCACCGCTTCTTCAAAAGAAGCTCTTTCCACCATCAAAATTACCGGCATTACTTTATTTGCCACGCTTGCGATGGTGCATGTATTTAGTAACTCCGGGATCAACACCAGTGATATTACCAGTATGCCAGAATATATCGCAGCCGGCATGGCAGCTGCTTTTGGCCCTATGTGGATTCTTGTCGCCCCGTTTCTCGGAGAGCTTGGATCATTTATTACCGGAAGCGCCACCGTTTCCACTCTTACATTCTCCCCTGTGCAATACAGCATCGCCAACGCTACCGGAGTAGACGCTACGGTGGTGCTCGGGGCCCAGCTGGTAGGCGCTGGCGCCGGGAACATGATTTGTATTCATAACGTAGTCGCTGCATGTGCCGTGGTTGGCATGGAGGGAAAAGAAGGCAGCGTCATCCGGAAAACGCTCGGTCCGGCCATTCTTTACGGGGTGCTCGCAGGACTGGGAGGATTGATTATAATGAATATATTCTAA
- a CDS encoding C40 family peptidase has product MKKYLFGTAITAGVIFGAPQAADASIDDHGSLSYGDTNSSVNDLQETLKDEGYFHGYTGSRFGPRTLSAVKEYQADHDISSPAGSYYGVAGPMTQGSLMDAGSSSEQVAGVSTSSNSGITGTAKQYIGSPYVWGGESPSGFDCSGFINYVYEKHGESIPRTVSGMYSASSKVSSPSPGDVVFFDTRGGPSHAGIYVGNNEFIHSGSSTGVTTSSLDSSYWGPRYMGAGQL; this is encoded by the coding sequence ATGAAAAAATATCTTTTTGGAACAGCAATTACAGCAGGAGTAATATTTGGTGCCCCGCAGGCAGCAGATGCATCAATCGATGATCACGGATCTTTATCTTACGGCGACACGAATTCGTCGGTAAATGATTTGCAGGAAACCTTAAAGGATGAAGGCTATTTCCACGGATACACCGGCTCACGGTTCGGTCCACGAACGTTAAGCGCGGTAAAAGAATATCAAGCCGATCACGACATCTCATCCCCGGCCGGCAGTTATTACGGCGTAGCCGGTCCAATGACGCAGGGCTCTTTGATGGATGCAGGATCCTCGAGTGAACAGGTAGCCGGCGTATCTACAAGCAGCAACTCTGGTATTACGGGCACCGCTAAGCAATACATCGGGTCACCTTATGTATGGGGCGGCGAGTCTCCAAGCGGCTTTGACTGCAGTGGCTTTATCAATTACGTTTATGAAAAGCATGGGGAAAGCATTCCAAGAACCGTTTCGGGCATGTATAGTGCAAGCTCGAAGGTTTCGAGTCCTTCTCCGGGAGACGTTGTTTTCTTTGACACAAGAGGTGGACCGTCCCACGCGGGTATCTACGTAGGCAATAATGAATTTATTCATTCCGGATCTTCTACAGGCGTGACTACTTCAAGTCTTGACAGCTCCTACTGGGGTCCACGTTATATGGGCGCCGGACAGCTTTAA